The following nucleotide sequence is from Nocardioides daedukensis.
ATTTTCATGATCTCGTTCGCGCCACCGAAGATCCGCTGGATCCGCGCGTCCTGATAGGCCCGGCCCACGGGATATTCGAGCATGAAGCCATAGCCGCCGTGCAGCTGGAGGCAGCGGTCGATCACGTCGTTCTGCAGGTCCGAGGTCCACCACTTGGCCTGGGCGGCGTCGACGTCGGTGAACTCGCCGGCGTTGAAGGACAGGATCGCCTGGTCGACATACACCCGTGCAACGTTGACCAGTGTCTGCATCTCGGCGAGTTCGAACTGGGTGTTCTGGAAGTCCGCAATCCGCTGTCCGAACGCGCGACGGTCCTTGGTGTAGGTGATCGTCTCGGCCAGCACTGCCTCGGCAACGGCGACCGCGTGAGCAGCGATCGAGAGCCGCTCGAGGGGGAGCATGTTCTTGAGCTGGCCGAACCCGCCGCCGATCTCGCCGAGCACGTTTTCGTCGGGGACGAAGACGTCCTCATAGACCAGCTCGGCGGTGTCCTGGGCGTGCAGACCGACCTTCTTCAACTTGCGCCCACGTCCGAAGCCCTCCATCTCGCGCTCCACCACGAACAGTGTGAAGGCGTTCGGCCCGCCGGCCGGGTCGGTCTTGGCCACGGTGATGACCAGGTCCGAGTTGATGCCGTTGGTGATGAAGGTCTTTGCGCCATTGACCACCCAACCCCCGGCGACCTGCTTGGCGGAGGTCTTGATGCCCTGCAGGTCCGAGCCGGTGCCGGGCTCGGTCATCGCGATCGCACCGATCCTCTCCCCGGCGATCATCGGGGGCAGGAAGCGCTGCTTCTGCTCCTCGTTGCCGATCTCGGCGATGTAGGGGATTGCGATGTCATCCTGGAGTGAGAACGACGACGCCAGCGCGGTGGCGTGCACCTTCGCGAACTCCTCGAGGATCACGTTGCGGAAGCGGTAGTCCGCGCCGCCCGCGCCGCCGTACTCCTCGGGCGCGGCCAGACCGAGCAGGCCCTGCTTGCCGGCGGCGAGCCACACGCCGCGATCGATGATCGCGTCCTCCTCCCACCGCTCGAGGTTGGGCACCACCTCGCGCTGGACGAAGGCGGCGACGCTCTCGCGGAAGGCTTCGTGGTCGGACGAGTAGAGCGTGCGCTTCATCGGGGGTCCTCCAGTGAGGTCGGGTCGAACGTGGGAGCGGGGAAAGAGCCGAACAGGTCTGGCAGCTCGGTCGAGACGAGGTTGGGGAAGGCCGCCGGTCGCTTCTCCACGAACGACGCGAATCCCTCGGCGCCGTCGGCGCTCACGCCGCGCAGGTTGATCCCCAGCGACTCGGCCTGGTGGGCGATCATCGGGTGCGAGGCACCCTGCATCCGCCACAGCAGCTGGCGGGCCAGAGCCGCCGAGACGGGCGCGGTGTTGTCCGCGATCTCACGAGCCAGGGCGTACGCCGTGGGCAACAGGTCCTCGGGCGCGTGCAGGCTCCGGACCAAGCCGCCCTCGAGTGCCTCGGGGGCCTTGAAGACTCGCCCGGTCAGCACCCACTCCATCGCGGTCTGCATCCCGACCAGGCGGGGCAGGAACCACGACGAGCAGGACTCCGGGATCACGCCACGCCGGTTGAAGACGAAGCCGAACTTCGCGGTCTCGGACGCGAGCCGGATGTCGGCAGCCAGGATCATCGTCGCACCGACGCCGGTGGCCGGACCGTTGACCGCAGCGATGATCGGCTTGAGGCAGTCGAACATCCGCAGCACCACGCGGCCACCGCCGTCCCGCCGGCGTGGCAGCTCGTCGCCGGGCACGTCGTACTGCGTACCCTCGGGTGCGGTGCTTGCCGTCCGCCAGGCGACGAAAGCATCGCCGGCGTCAACGACGTCCATGCCGGCGCAGAAGCCGCGGCCGGCGCCGGTGAGGACGACGGCCTTGACCTCGTCGTCGGCGTCGATGCGGTCGAAGGTCTCGATCAGTTCGGCCTCCATCTCGTCGACGAAGGCGTTGAGCCGGTCAGGCCGGTTGAGGGTGATCGTGGCGATGCCGTCGGCCACGTCATAGAGCAGGGTCTTCGGTTCACTCGGTGCGGTCATGAGGGGGTCACCTGTGCTTGTAGTCGGGATCGCGCTTCTCGAGGAAGGCGGCGGTGGCTTCGGGCTGGTCCTCGGTCATCGCGGTGATCACCTGCTGCCGGTTCTCCATCTCGATGCCGGCGCGCAGGCTCGGCATCTCCAGGGCCAGCCACATGCCCTGCTTGGTCAGGGCGACCGAGGCGGGCGGGTTCTTGCAGATCTCGAGGGCCTTGGCCAACGCGACGTCCATCAGCTCCTCGCCCGGGACGACGCGGGTGACCAGGCCGATGCGCAGAGCCTCGGCAGCGTCGAACTTGCGCCCGGTCAGCATCAACTCGTGGGCGTTGCCGGCGCCGACGATGCGGGGGAGCAGCCAGGACGTGCCGATGTCGCAGGCCGAGAATCCGGCCCGGATGAAGGCGACCGCATAGACCGACGACTCGGCGGCGATCCGGATGTCGCTGGCCAGCACCAAGGCCAGCCCGCCGCCGGCGGCGGGCCCGTTGACCGCGGAGATGACCGGCTGGGGGAGGGTGTGCAGCTTCTCGACCAGCCCGGCGATCTCGCGCTGGCGGTCCAGGGTGCCCAGGGTGAAGCCCATCTGCTCGATGCGCTCGGGGTCGCCGTAGCCGTTCAGGTCCAGGCCGGCACAGAATGCGCGGCCGGCACCGGTCAGTACGACGACCCGCACGGAGCGGTCGGTCGCGATCCGGTCCAGCTCGGCGTGGAGATCGGTGACGAGGTTGACGTTGAGGGTGTTCAACGCGTCCGGTCGGTCCAAGGTCAGCACCGTGATCCCAGGCAATGGGGTGGTGACCTGCACGAGAGATGGCATCTGGTTCCTCCTCGACGTGAATCCAGTTCTGTCCTACGCTGGATCCGTAAATATCATCTAAACAAACGATCGCTTAAATGGCTAGGGGAGGACTGGGGTGACTTCCGAACGCACCCAAGACCGCGCCTCGGTGAAGGGCAAGCAGAGGCTCGGCAAGGGCCCGGTGCTCGCCTCGGCGATCCGCAATTTCACCGAGCGTGGCTATCACGGGACCTCGATGCGCGACATCGCCCGCGACGCCGACGTCACCGTCGCCTCGATCTATCACCACTTCCCCTCCAAGCAGGAAGTGCTACAGGAGATCATGGTGCAGACCCTGAGCGACGTGATCTCGGCGACCCGCTCGGCGCTGATGGCCGCCGGTCGCCGACCCAGCGAGCAGCTCTCCGCCCTGGTCGGCGCCTTCGTCCTGTGGCACACCCGCGAGCGCGAGGTGGCGCTGATCGGTGCCTCCGAGATTCGCAGCCTCGACGCCGTCGGCCGCAAGCTCGTGGTCACTCTGCGTGACGAGCAGCAGCGGATGTTCGACGACGTCATCGACCGCGGCGTGAGCGAGGGTGACTTCACCACGCCCTACCCGCGCGAGGCCGCGCGCGCGATCATCAACATGGCCTACTCGATCGCCACTTGGTACAACCCCGCTGGCGATGTCTCTCCCGACGAGATGGCCGAGCGGTACGCCGTACTCGCCCTCGGCATCGTCGGTGCCCACCCTTCCTCGACCCAGGAGTGACCGCATGGAACTGACCGAGATCCTCAACGAGCGCTGGAGCTGCCGCGGGTTCCTGCCCGACCAGGTTCCCGAGGAGACGCTGCGCGAGATCTTCGCGCTGGCCCAGCGCACCGCGTCGTGGTGCAACACCCAGCCCTGGCAGGTGCAGGTGCTCAGCGGCGACCTGCGCGACCGGCTCGCCAAGGAGCTCGTCGAGGCAGTGATGCGGGGCGAGGGCGGCAACGACCTGGACATGCCCGAGCGCTATGTCGGCGTCTACAAGGAGCGCCAGCGTGAGGCCGGGTTCGGGCTCTACGGGGCTCTGGGCATCGCTCGTGAGGACAAGGCGGCTCGGGCCGAGCAGATGCTGAAGAACTTCACCTTCTTCGACGCCCCGCACGTCGCGATCGTCACCACCGACGTCAACCAGGGCCTCTATGGCGCGGCCGACTGCGGGGCCTATGTCGCCAACCTGCTCAACATCGCCCACGCCGCCGGGGTGGCAACGATCCCGCAGGCCGCGATCGCGATGCAGTCGCCGACCGTCCGGCGCGTGCTCGACCTCCCCGAGGAGCGACGGATCTTCTGTGGCATCTCCATCGGGTACGCCGACCCGGAGCACCCGGCCAACGCCTTCCGGACCTCACGTGCCCCTGCCGATGACGCGGTCGAGTTCCGGGCCTGATTCTTGCCCAGGCACTCGACCCCCGAGTCCTCGTCGGTTATGGTTGATCCGAACGAGCGTTTGGATTGGAGATCCTAATGAATGACGCCGAGGCACCCGCTGGCGAACTGGACATGGTGGCACTGAGCGCCTGGATGCAGGAACAGCTGGCAGATGGACTGGCTGGTGGATTGGCTGGCCCCCTGACCGCCCGGTTGATCGCCGGTGGCCGCAGCAACCCGACGTACGAGCTGACCGACGGCACACGCGACTGGATCCTGCGCCGGCCGCCCTACGGCGAGATCCTCCAGTCCGCGCACGACATGTCGCGCGAGGCGACGGTGATGGGTGCCCTGGCCGGCTCCGCCGTACCCGTGCCGCACATCGTCGGGTTGTGCCGCGACAAGGATGTGCTCGGTGCCGACTTCTATGTGATGGACAAGCTCGTCGGGCGGACGCTACGCACAGCGCAGGACACCGCCACCCTGACTCCCGAGCAGCGCGGTGCCCTGACCGAGTCGATGCTCGACACCCTCGTCGCCCTGCACGAGATCGACCCTGCCGACGTCGGACTGGCCGACTGGGGCCGCCCCGACGGCTACCTCGAGCGACAGGTCAAGCGGTGGGCCCGCCAGTGGCACACCATCAAGACCTCCGAGCGCCGGCAGATCGACGAGGTCGTCGAGATGCTGCAGCGCTCGATGCCGATCACCAAGTTCCCCGGCATCGTCCACGGCGACTACAAGATCGACAACCTCTACCTCGACGCTGACGACCCGACGCGGATCCTCGGCGTGCTCGACTGGGAGATGTCCACCCTCGGTGACACCCTCGCCGACCTCGGCACGCTGGTCAGCTTCTGGGACGAGATCGGCGCGTTCCACAACCCGATCACCGCCGGCGCCACCGCGCACGAGGGGTTCCCCTCCGCGCAGGAGGTCGTCAAAAAGTACGCCGACCGCCGTGGCATCTCGATCGACGACCTCGAGTGGTACATCGTCTTCGCCGACTTCAAGATCGCCGTCATCCTCGAGCAGATCCACGCCCGCCATGTCGCGGGAACCACCGTGGGGGACTGGTTCGATGACATTGGTGGCATGGTCGGACCATTGCTGAATCGCTCCCACGAGCGCGCGGTCCGCGCTGGACTCTGACCACGACTGACGCTCGACACCTGACGCACTGACACCTGATGTATCGGCAACCGGAAGGCACATGACATGCAGGAAATCGCTGGGCTGCAACTGACTCCGTCACCCAAGGCGCAGGAAATGCGCGCCAAGCTGGTCGACTTCATGAACGACGAGGTGTTCCCGGCCGAGGAGGCCTACCACGCCTACCGCGTCGAGAAGGGCCAGGACGACCACACCCTCCCGCCCGCCGTGGAGGAGCTCAAGACCAAGGCCAAGGCGCTCGGCCTGTGGAACCTCTTCCTGCCCTCCGAGTCGGGCATCTCGCAGCTCGACTACGCAAGCCTGGCCGAGGTCACCGGCTGGTCTCTCGAGATCGCGCCCGAGGTGCTCAACTGCCAGGCGCCGGACACCGGCAACATGGAGCTGCTCCACCTCTTCGGCACCGACGAGCAGAAGAAGCAGTGGCTCGAGCCGCTGCTGGCCGGCGAGATCCGCTCCGCCTTCGCGATGACCGAGAAGAACGTCGCCTCCTCGGATGCCACCAACATCGAGACCTCGATGGTGCGCGACGGCGACGAATACGTCATCAACGGTCGCAAGTGGTGGACCTCTGGTGCTGCTGACCCGCGCTGCAAGCTCTTCATCGTGATGGGCAAGACCGATCCCAGCGCCGCCAAGCACACGCAGCAGTCGATGATCCTGGTCCCGCGCGACACCCCAGGCCTGACCATCGTCCGCGACGTCCCGGTCTTCGGTCGCCACGACCAGCACGGCCACTGCGAGGTGCTCTTCGAGGACGTCCGCGTTCCGGTCAGCAACATCCTCAGCGAGGAGGGCTCCGGCTTCGCCCTGGCCCAGGCCCGCCTCGGCCCGGGCCGGATCCACCACTGCATGCGTGCGCTGGGCGCAGCCGAGCGCGCCCTCCAGCTGATGGTCGACCGGGTCCAGTCGCGCGTCGCGTTCGGCAAGCCGCTCGCCGAGCAGGGGATGATCCAGCGCGACATCGCCGAGTCCCGCCTCGAGATCGAGCAGGCCCGGCTGATCTGCCAGCACGCCTCCGCGATCATCGACGCGAAGGGCAACAAGGCCGCCGCGCCCTACGTGTCGATGGCCAAGGTGACCGTCCCGCGGATCACCCTGGCCGTCATCGACCGGGCCATCCAGGCACACGGCGGAATGGGTGTCAGCGACGACGTGCCGCTCGCCGCGATGTATGGCTGGCACCGCGCCATGCGGATCTTCGACGGTCCCGACGAGGTGCACCTGCGCACCATCGGGAAGACCGAGCTCTCGGCCGCGCAGGAACTGCGTCCGTGACAGCTGACCTCTCCGGGCAGGTCGCGATCGTCACCGGTGCGACGGCCGGTCTCGGCACCCGATTTGCCCAGGTGCTGGCCGCCGCGGGCGCGAAGGTCGCGGTGACCGGTCGTCGTACCGACCGGATCGCCGAGGTCGTCGAGTCGATCACCGCAACCGGCGCGACGGCGTACGGCGTCCAGCTCGACGTCTCCGACCCGGCCTCGATCGAGGCCTGCCTGAGCGAGGTGTCGCAGCAGCTCGGCACCCCGCAGATCCTGGTCAACAACGCCGGCATCCCCGACGCGGCGCGGGCGCACAAGATGTCGCTCGAGCTCGTCGACGCGGTGCTGGACACCAACGTGCGCGGGCCGTGGCTGATGTCGACCGGTGTGGCTCGGCAGCTGATCGCTGCCGAGCTGCCCGGGCGGATCGTGAACATCTCCTCGATGAGCGCCTATCACTACAGCGGTGAGGGGGCGGCGCTCTATGCGACCAGCAAGGCCGCGGTCGCGCGGATGACCGAGACCCTGGCCGTCGAGTGGGCGCGCAACCACATCAACGTCAACGCCATCGCCCCGGGCGCGTTCGCCTCGGAAATGATGGACGGGATGCTCTCCCGGATGGGCGACATCACCCAGGGCTTCCCGCGCAAGCGGCTCGGCGACCCGGCCCAGCTCGACAGCACGCTGCTCTACCTCGTCTCGCCGGACTCGGAGGCCGTGACCGGCACCATCATCAAGGTCGACGACGGCCAGACCCACCGCTGATTCCCTGTCACTGAAGGAGAAACCCATGCGACTCGGCATGATCATCGACTATTCCGGCGGCTTCGAAGAGGCCGTCGACCAGCTCGCCGACTACGAGGCCGCGGGCCTCGGTCTGGTGGCGGTCGCGGAGGCCTACTCCTTCGACTCGGTCAGCCAGCTCGGCTACATCGCCGCGCGGACCAAGAAGCTCGAGATCGCCTCGGCGATCTTCCAGCTCTACACCCGCACCCCGTCGCTGACCGCGATGACCGCAGCCGGCCTGGACAACGTCTCGAACGGCCGCTTCACGCTCGGCATCGGTGCGTCCGGGCCGCAGGTGATCGAGGGCTTCCACGGCGTGAAGTACGACGCCCCGCTGGCGCGCACGCGTGAGGTCATCGAGATCTGCCGCCAGGTGTGGCGCCGCGAGAAGGTCGAGCACCAGGGCAAGCACTACCAGATCCCGCTCCCCGCCGACCAGGGCACGGGCCTCGGCAAGCCGCTGAAGATCATCAACCACCCGGTGCGCAACCGGATCCCGATCTCGGTCGCCGCGATCGGGCCGAAGAACGTCGAGCTGGTCGCCGAGCTCGCCGAGTCGTGGCAGCCGCTCTTCTTCCACCCGCTCAAGAAGGACCTGGTCTGGGGCGAGTCGCTCGAGGCCGGTTTCGCCAAGCGCGACCCGGAGCTCGGATCGCTCGACATCATGCTCCAGATGAACTACGCGTTCGGTGAGCCCGACCCGGCACACCTGCAGCAGGTTCGTGACCAGCTGGCGCTCTACATCGGCGGCATGGGCGCGCGCGGGAAGAACTTCTACAACTCGTTGGCTTCGCGCTACGGCTATGAGGCAGAGGCCAAGGAGATCCAGGACCTCTACCTCGCGGGCAACAAGGCCGAGGCTGCGGCCGCCGTACCCGACGAGCTCCTGCACGCGGTGTCGCTGATCGGCGACGAGGACCACGTCCGGGCGCGGGTCGCGGAGTTCAAGGCGGCCGGGGTCACGACGTTCCTGCTCAACCCGTTGGCGTCGAGCCCTGAGCGACGCATCGCCGACGTGGCGAAGCTGTCGGAGATCGTCTCCGCATGAGCTCGCTGGTGGTCGAGGATCGCGAACACATCCGGATCCTCACCCTGTCGCGACCGGAGCGCCGCAACGCGATCGACCAGGGGCTGGCCGAGGAGCTCTCGGCCGCCTTCGACGCGATCGAGGCGGACCGTTCGGTGCGGGCTGTGATCCTGACCGGCGGGCCGTCGTTCTTCTGTGCCGGCACGGACCTCGCCTCCGAGGCTCCTCCGCGGACGGAGGCCGGTGGGCCCTACGGATTCCTCGCGCGGGTACGTCGTACCCCGCTCATCGCGGCTGTCGAGGGGTTCGCCTTCGGTGGCGGCTTCGAGTGCGTGCTGGCCAGTGACCTGGTCGTGGCGGCGCAGGACGCGCGCTTCGCGGCCCCCGAGGTGAAGCGGGGCGTGGTGGCCAACACAGGGGCGCTGTTCCGTGCCGGCGTACGACTGCCGTTCAACGTGGCCACCGAGATGCTGCTCACCGGCGACCCGCTGGGCGCCGAGCGGGCACACGAGGTTGGCTTCGTGAACGTGCTCACCGCCCCGGGCGGAACGCTCGACGCGGCGCTCGACCTGGCCGGCCGGGTCGGGGCCAACAGCCCCGACGCCGTGTCGATCTCACTCGGTGCGGTGGCGCAGGAGGCCGCCCAGCGCGAGGAGGGTGGTTGGCGACTGACCGCGCAGGCGGAAGTGGAGATCGCGCAGTCCCCGAACCGAGCGGAGGGCGTGACCGCGTTCTTCGAGAAGCGCCCGCCCCGCTGGTCCTGACCCCGGCCCTTTCGCCGACCCGTCGCGAATTGTCGTTCTGACCCTCGCTGACCCGTCGTGAGTTCGCGTTCTGGCTCCCGCTGACCCGTCGCGAGTTCGCGTTCTGGCTCGATCTTCCGGGCGCAGAATGCGAATTCACGACGGGTCAGCGATTTGGCCCGCAACAACTGGCGGTTCGACGCTCAAGAACTGCAGGTTCGACGCGCAACAACTGCAGGGTGGTGGTCAGTGGGCGGCCATCACGCCGCACAGCGGGGGTTGCCAGTCGACGACGGGTTGATCGGCCAGGACCTTGTCGAGGCCTGAGGCCACGTCGTCGGGGAACGGCTCGATGCGGCGGGCCTCGAGACTGACGTGGGCGAGCACCAGCTCGAGGGTGTTGGCGACCAGACGCCGGGCCGGATCGACGAGATAGCAGATCATGTGCGCGGTCTTCGCCGACCGGGCGAGCAGCTGCGGATGTACGGCGATGCTGTCGCCGAGCCTGAGCTCTGCCGCATAGCGGATGTGGTGCTCGAGGGTGAAGACCCCGAGACCTCGCTCGGCTCGATAGGCGTCGTCGATGCCGGCGAGCGTGCACAGGTCATCCGCCGCCCAGGAGTTGAGGTCGAGGTAGTAGCGGATGTTCATGTGGCCGTTGTAGTCGAGGAAGTCCTCGCCCACGCTGGCGGTGCGCGTCGCCGGGATCTGGGTGACCTGCTCATAGGTGGGCAGGGGGATCCGTGGCGGCGCAGAAGGAGCTGACATGGCAGGAGGATAGCAATCGGCAGACAAGATCAGTCAAGTGAAAATAATGTTAAGGCACTTGACTCACGCCGTGGAATGGCGCAGGCTGTCCGCAACGGCTTCGATCGGGGGCCCGCAGAGAAAGTGATCGCGCCGTGTGGAGTTTTGCCAATGACCCCGAGTTCCAGCCGGAGCTGGACTGGATCGACACGTTCGTGCGCGAAGAGGTGCAGCCCCTCGACTACGTCCTCGGGAGCCAGTGGAACATCCACGACCCCGAGTTCGAGCGGCTCGTGCGTCCCCTGCAAGCGCAGGTGAAGGCTCGCGGTCTATGGGCCTGCCACCTCGGCCCTGAGCTCGGCGGCCCCGGATATGGACAGCTCAAGCTGGCCCTGATGAACGAGAAGTTCGGGATGTCCCGGTTCGGTCCGATCGTGTTCGGCGCCCAGGCACCCGACACCGGCAACTCCGAGATCCTCGCCCACTTCGCGACTGAGGAGCAGAAGGAGAAATACCTCAAGCCGCTGCTCGCCAACGAAGTGGTCTCGTGCTTCTCGATGACCGAGCCGCAGGGTGGCGCCGACCCGCTCGCCTTCGAGACCAGTGCCGTCCGCGATGGTGACGACTGGGTGATCAACGGCGAGAAGTGGTTCGCCTCCGAGGCAGACGCGGCCGGCTTCTACATCATGATGGTGGTCACCGACCCCGAGGCCGCGAGCCCCTACAACCGGGCCTCGATGTTCATCATCGACCAGGGCACCCCCGGTCTGGTCAACGTGCGCAACTACGGCTTCTACGGCGAGCCCGAGGACACCCACGCCCACCTGCGGCTGACCGACGTACGTGTCTCGGCCAGTCAGATGCTCGGTGAGCCCGGGCAGGCCTTCGCCATTGCCCAGACCCGTCTCGGCGGTGGGCGCATGCACCACGCCATGCGCACGCTGGCCCAGGCCACCCGCGCCTTCGAGATGACCTGCGAGCGGGTGGTCTCCCGGACCACCAAGGGCGAGCGCCTGGCCGACAAGCAGCTGGTCCAGGCCTCCATCGCCGACACCTGGGTGCAGCTGCGCCAGTTCCGTCTGCTGGTCCTCGAGACCGCATGGATGGCCGACCAGGGCAAGGACTGGAAGGCCCTGCGCAAGAACGTCTCCGCAGTGAAGACAGTGATGCCCAAGGTGCTCAACGACGTCGCCTCGCGGGCCCTGCACCTGCACGGTGCGCTCGGCCTCACTCACGAGCTGCCCTTCGCGGAATGGGTGATCAACTCGTTCCACGTCGGGCTCGCCGACGGACCCACCGAGGTGCACCAGATGGTGGTCGCGCGTGAGGTGCTCAAGGACGTAAAGCCCGAGCCCAACATGTTCCCCAGCTACCTCCGCCACGACCTGGCCGAACAAGCAAGGGTGAAGTTCGGCATCACCGCCTGACCACTCGATCCGCCGGCGCACACGCCCTGACAACCCGGAAGGCCATGGAGCACAGTGGGAGTTGTGGAATCACCCGTCGACCTGGAGGCGCTGGCCTCATGGATGGACAAGCAGTCCCTGGGCAATGGCGAGATAGAGGTGCTCGGCCCACTCGGGGGCGGCACCCAGAACATCATCCTGCGGTTGCGCCGTGACGGGCGTGACTTCGTCCTGCGCCGCGGACCGGCCAACCTGCGTGCCAAGACGAACTCCGCCCTGCTGCGGGAGATGCGCGTCCTCTCGGCCCTCGCTGCCAGTCCGGTCCCGCACCCGGCGGTGATCGCCACCTGCGAGGACGAGACGGTCCTCGGCGGCGCGGTCTTCTATCTCATGGAGCCGGTCGACGGCTACAACCCCAGTGAGCAGGCGCCCGTCGGCGACCGCGACCGACTGCGCCACATCGCCTTCTCGTCCGTGGACGCCATCGCTGCGCTGGCCGCGGTGGATCACGTGGCCGTGGGCCTGGGTGACCTCGGTCGGCCCGAAGGCTTCCTCGACCGGCAGGTGCCCCAGTGGCTGGGCCAGCTGGAGCGCTATCGCGAGCTGGACGGCTATCCCGGGCACGACCTCCCGGGCGTCGACCGGGTCGCTGACTGGCTCACCGCCAACCAGCCCGCCGACCGGATCCCCGGCATCATGCACGGCGACTACCACCTCGCCAACCTGCTGGTCTCCCACGAGAGTGGCGACGTCGCCGCCGTGGTCGACTGGGAGATGTCGACCATCGGTGACCCGCTCCTCGACCTCGGTTGGCTCCTGGCCACCTGGCCGCAGGAGGATCAGCACCTGTTGCTCGGCGACGGCGTACGCGCCCTGCAGGGCGTGGTCACCCGCGATGAGCTGGTAGCGCGCTATGAGGAGCGTTCCGGACGCCGGGTCGCCGACGCCGAGTGGTACGTCGTACTCGCCTGCTTCAAGCTCGGCATCGTCATCGAAGGCACCCACGCCCGCGCCACCGCCGGCCTGATGGGCAAGGCGGTCGGCGACCGCATGCACGCCGGCGCCGTCGGCCTGCTCACCCAGGCCCGCTCCGTCGCGGGCGTCTGAGTCGCTCCCCAGGTTTTCTGCACGTCCCACCAGCACAGGAGTTGTGATGACCAAGCCCCTCAACGGCGTCCGCATCGTCGAGCTGGCCGGCATCGGGCCCGGCCCGCACGCCGCCATGATCCTGGCCGACCTCGGGGCCGAGGTGGTGCGGGTGACCCGGCCGGGTACGCCGTCCCACCTCACCGCCACCGCGCACACCCTGCGTGGGCGCCGGTCCGTCGTGGCAGACTTGAAGGATGTCGATGACCTGGCCTTGGTGAAGGCCATGGTCGAGAAGGCCGATGTCCTCGTCGAGGGTTTCCGCCCGGGTGTACTCGAGCGGCTCGGCCTCGGGCCCGAGGACACCCGTGAGGTCAACCCGCGACTGATCCACGCGCGGATGACCGGCTGGGGGCAGACCGGGCCGCTGGCCCACACTGCCGGGCACGACATCAACTACATCTCGTTGACCGGCGCCTTGCACGCGATCGGCACGGCAGAGCACCCGGTGCCGCCGTTGAACCTCGTCGGGGACTATGGCGGCGGCTCGATGATGCTGGTGACTGGCGTGCTGGCCGCCCTCTTCGAGCGCGAGCGGACCGGGGTGGGCCAGGTCGTCGACGCCGGCATGGTCGACGGGGCCAGTGTCCTGCTGCAGGGCCTGCTCGAGCTGCGGGACCTGGACCAGTGGACCGACACCCGGCACGACAACATCCTCGACGGGGCGGCGCCGTTCTATCGGACCTATGCCTGCAGTGACGGGGGTTTCATGGCGGTCGGTGCCATCGAGCCGCAGTTCTATG
It contains:
- a CDS encoding acyl-CoA dehydrogenase family protein; amino-acid sequence: MKRTLYSSDHEAFRESVAAFVQREVVPNLERWEEDAIIDRGVWLAAGKQGLLGLAAPEEYGGAGGADYRFRNVILEEFAKVHATALASSFSLQDDIAIPYIAEIGNEEQKQRFLPPMIAGERIGAIAMTEPGTGSDLQGIKTSAKQVAGGWVVNGAKTFITNGINSDLVITVAKTDPAGGPNAFTLFVVEREMEGFGRGRKLKKVGLHAQDTAELVYEDVFVPDENVLGEIGGGFGQLKNMLPLERLSIAAHAVAVAEAVLAETITYTKDRRAFGQRIADFQNTQFELAEMQTLVNVARVYVDQAILSFNAGEFTDVDAAQAKWWTSDLQNDVIDRCLQLHGGYGFMLEYPVGRAYQDARIQRIFGGANEIMKMIIGRKIVGRP
- a CDS encoding crotonase/enoyl-CoA hydratase family protein — its product is MTAPSEPKTLLYDVADGIATITLNRPDRLNAFVDEMEAELIETFDRIDADDEVKAVVLTGAGRGFCAGMDVVDAGDAFVAWRTASTAPEGTQYDVPGDELPRRRDGGGRVVLRMFDCLKPIIAAVNGPATGVGATMILAADIRLASETAKFGFVFNRRGVIPESCSSWFLPRLVGMQTAMEWVLTGRVFKAPEALEGGLVRSLHAPEDLLPTAYALAREIADNTAPVSAALARQLLWRMQGASHPMIAHQAESLGINLRGVSADGAEGFASFVEKRPAAFPNLVSTELPDLFGSFPAPTFDPTSLEDPR
- a CDS encoding enoyl-CoA hydratase/isomerase family protein is translated as MPSLVQVTTPLPGITVLTLDRPDALNTLNVNLVTDLHAELDRIATDRSVRVVVLTGAGRAFCAGLDLNGYGDPERIEQMGFTLGTLDRQREIAGLVEKLHTLPQPVISAVNGPAAGGGLALVLASDIRIAAESSVYAVAFIRAGFSACDIGTSWLLPRIVGAGNAHELMLTGRKFDAAEALRIGLVTRVVPGEELMDVALAKALEICKNPPASVALTKQGMWLALEMPSLRAGIEMENRQQVITAMTEDQPEATAAFLEKRDPDYKHR
- a CDS encoding TetR/AcrR family transcriptional regulator, with product MTSERTQDRASVKGKQRLGKGPVLASAIRNFTERGYHGTSMRDIARDADVTVASIYHHFPSKQEVLQEIMVQTLSDVISATRSALMAAGRRPSEQLSALVGAFVLWHTREREVALIGASEIRSLDAVGRKLVVTLRDEQQRMFDDVIDRGVSEGDFTTPYPREAARAIINMAYSIATWYNPAGDVSPDEMAERYAVLALGIVGAHPSSTQE
- a CDS encoding nitroreductase, with product MELTEILNERWSCRGFLPDQVPEETLREIFALAQRTASWCNTQPWQVQVLSGDLRDRLAKELVEAVMRGEGGNDLDMPERYVGVYKERQREAGFGLYGALGIAREDKAARAEQMLKNFTFFDAPHVAIVTTDVNQGLYGAADCGAYVANLLNIAHAAGVATIPQAAIAMQSPTVRRVLDLPEERRIFCGISIGYADPEHPANAFRTSRAPADDAVEFRA
- a CDS encoding phosphotransferase family protein, with product MNDAEAPAGELDMVALSAWMQEQLADGLAGGLAGPLTARLIAGGRSNPTYELTDGTRDWILRRPPYGEILQSAHDMSREATVMGALAGSAVPVPHIVGLCRDKDVLGADFYVMDKLVGRTLRTAQDTATLTPEQRGALTESMLDTLVALHEIDPADVGLADWGRPDGYLERQVKRWARQWHTIKTSERRQIDEVVEMLQRSMPITKFPGIVHGDYKIDNLYLDADDPTRILGVLDWEMSTLGDTLADLGTLVSFWDEIGAFHNPITAGATAHEGFPSAQEVVKKYADRRGISIDDLEWYIVFADFKIAVILEQIHARHVAGTTVGDWFDDIGGMVGPLLNRSHERAVRAGL
- a CDS encoding acyl-CoA dehydrogenase family protein, producing MQEIAGLQLTPSPKAQEMRAKLVDFMNDEVFPAEEAYHAYRVEKGQDDHTLPPAVEELKTKAKALGLWNLFLPSESGISQLDYASLAEVTGWSLEIAPEVLNCQAPDTGNMELLHLFGTDEQKKQWLEPLLAGEIRSAFAMTEKNVASSDATNIETSMVRDGDEYVINGRKWWTSGAADPRCKLFIVMGKTDPSAAKHTQQSMILVPRDTPGLTIVRDVPVFGRHDQHGHCEVLFEDVRVPVSNILSEEGSGFALAQARLGPGRIHHCMRALGAAERALQLMVDRVQSRVAFGKPLAEQGMIQRDIAESRLEIEQARLICQHASAIIDAKGNKAAAPYVSMAKVTVPRITLAVIDRAIQAHGGMGVSDDVPLAAMYGWHRAMRIFDGPDEVHLRTIGKTELSAAQELRP